Within the Granulicella sibirica genome, the region CGTCCTGCCACCAGAGACGCACCGTATCGCTCATGAAACCTTGGATGCACCGTGGGGAGATAACGGCTTGAAAGCTTTGCGACGAGCGGCGCCTCAGGCGGGAGGGAGATAGTAAAGCAGATCGAGCGCGGGAGGCTTGATGCCCAGGGGCCGCAGCAGAACCGCGATCTGCGCGGTGTGGCGCATCTCGTGAATCATCACGTGCCAGAGGAGTCCGTCGACCGTGTAACGCTCGGCCGGCTCGTTTTCTGCTCCACGACGCGGGCTAACTCGTTGCTGGTAAGTCTTGGCAAATAGGTGAGAGTTCTCTGCTCGACGTCCAGTAGCCAATGAGCGTCTCAAGATTGGCGTCAGCAAAGGCTGGACCCCACTTCGTATCTTTGAGGAACGGGTTGGCGCTGTGGACAGGCTCAATGCAGAGGATGTCTTTGTTGAGCCAGAAGTCCTCGACGCTGGCGATGTGGAAGACGAGATCCTTGATGCATTGAAATCTCGATCCGCCGATCAACGGTCGTGACAGCGCCTCATCCGGTGCCGCTTCGAGCGTGGCCACAGATCGCGGCGGGCGCGGCGGAGGTAGTCGTACATCTCGGGAAGGTTCATGGGCTCATCGTAACGCGATCCGGGAGCCAGGCTGAGCTTGACTCCCGGGACGGGTTTACGCGGCGTTGGGGTGCAGGAGAACCTTCGTCCAGCCGTGGTCGCGGTTGTCGAAGTGTTTGTAAGCATCTGGTGCCTGTTCGAGTGGGAGCTCATGCGAGACGATGAGCGACGGGTTTGCCTTGCCCTGGTGGATCAGGTCGCGCAGACGTCGGTTATACGCCTTCACATTGCACTGCCCGGTGCCCATCTTCTGTCCCTTGAACCAGAACTTGCCCATGTCGAAGGCGATCTGGCCCTTCTTGGCGAGCTTGTCGTCGGCTCCGGGATCCTTCGGCACAAAAACACCGACTACGCCGATGGTTCCGGTCGCCTTCACCGCGTCAACGAGCGAGTTCATGACGAGGTTTGGGACTTCTTTGCCGGAGGAGTTATGGCACTGATAGCCGATGCACTCAGCGCCGCAGTCGGCTCCGAGGCCGCCGGTAGCTTCGCGGATCTTGTCGCCGATCTCGCCGTCCTTGGTGTTGATGGGAGTGGCACCGATCTGTTGTGCCAGCGCGAGGCGATCTTCCTGGCCGTCAACGACGAAGATCTGTGCCGCTCCCTGGATGCGAGCGGACATCGCCGCCATTAGGCCCACAGGGCCGGCGCCATAGATGACGATCGACTGGCCGGGTTCAAGATTTGCGAGGCGGGTGGAGTGCCATCCTGTGGGGAAGATGTCGGAGAGCATGACGTAGTCCTTTTCCTTCTGGGTGGCGTCGGGAGGAAGCTGGAGACAGTTGAAGTCGGCGTAGGGCACGCGCAGGTACTGGGCCTGTCCGCCGGAGTAGGGTCCCATGCCGGCGAAGCCGTAGGCGGCTCCTGCCATGCCGGGCATCACCTTGGGGTCGGCGCAGGTGAGGCAGTATCCGGTGAGGCCGCGTTCGCAGTTCGCGCAAAAGCCGCAGCCGATGTTGAACGGGAGGACGACCTTGTCGCCGATTCTGACGGTATCGACTGCCTTGCCGACCTCGACGACTTCGCCGAGGTTCTCGTGTCCGAGGATCTTGCCCTTCTCGACGTCGGTGCGGCCTTCGTACATATGCAGGTCAGAGCCGCAGATGTTGGTCGTCGTGAGCTTGATGATGACGTCGGTTAGCTTTTCGAGCTTTGGGTCTGGAACGGTGTCGACGGAGACCTTCTTTGGGCCGTGATAAACAAGTGCTTTCATGGATTCCCTCTACGTTGAAGCGTGGTTCGCCGCGTGCGTGCTCGCGGATGGGTTTGAGACAAACGCTGGATCCCGGTTTCCGGTGCCGTTCACGGAAGGGCGGGACGTCGCTGGGGCGATATGTGCCGCCACCTTGGGTCGTGTGCAGGTGCAGACAGCGGTGTGATGCGAATTTTGGGCGGCCGGTGAGGAGCAGGCCCCAGGCTTTCGCGCGAGGTGAAACTTTTCGTTGACCTGGAGAAGGACGGAGCTGTGAATTCCGTTCGAAACCTGTCCTTGGTCGAGGCATGTCACCACGGCGAAACAAATGCTTCCCCACAGCATTTCTTTGTGCTATGCTTCATTTGCGGGCTGGAATAGCCGCAGGCATCGCGGGCAAAGACATTCGAAGTGGATTCGAGTCTGGCCAGAGACCGCGACACCGCCTTACCACCGCAAACCTTCCGCACTTGAAATGCGAAGCCGCGCTGGTTGCTCTGGCTGGAAGGCCGGTCATTGGACCGTGCCCTCGCCGTGCAGCAGCAGCGCTTCGGTTCCACGACAGCAATGCTGACTACCTGAATCCATAGCCCCACTGGTGCGCGTGATGCGTCCTGCGGAGCTTCTGCGCAACGACAGCTTTTTACCGCATCACTGTACCCCTAAGGAAAACCTTGACCTCCGCAACTCTTGAAGAACAGAAGTCCACAAGCAACACCCCCAACGACAACCACTCCGCTTCCACCGCCGTCGCCGCCGATGCCATCCAGATCGACCCTTCGACCGGCCTCCCCATGCTCAAAGATGTTCACTTCAACGATTTCAAGATCTCCGAATCGCTGAAGGCCCGCCTCCACGGCGCCGGCTTCAACACCCCCACGCCCGTCCAGGCCAAGGCGATCCCGCCGGCCCTTGAAGGCGCGGATATTCTCGCCACCGCCTCCACCGGCACCGGCAAGACCCTCTCCTTCCTGATCCCGATGATCGAGCGCATGGATGCAAACTCCGTCCCCTCGACCAAGGGCAAGCGTGGACCGATCCGCGCGCTCATTCTTCTTCCGACACGTGAACTCGCGATGCAGGTCCTCGAGGCCTACGGCAAGCTCGTCCCGGGCGTTCGCAACGACGCGGTTCTGGTCTGCGGCGGACTCTCCGAGAACGTCCAGCTCGATCAGCTCGATCGTGGCCCCCGCCTCGTCGTTGCCACCCCCGGCCGTCTCGAAGACTTCCTTCGCCGCCGCTCGGTGAACCTCGGCTCCGTCGAGATGCTCGTGCTCGACGAAGTGGATCGCATGCTCGACATGGGCTTCCTGCCCGCGATTCGCCGGATCGTCGGCGCGCTGCCGAAGACCCGCCAGACCATGTGCTACTCGGCGACGCTCGATGCGAACATCCGCGAGATCGTCAAGGAGTACGTCAACAAGCCTGTCCGCGTTGAGATCGGCACGACCTCGAAGCCGTCCGACCGCGTCGAACTTCGCGTCTATACCGTCATGCAGGATCAGAAGCTCGGTCTGCTCGACCAGATGCTTCGTGAAGAAGAGGGAACCTTCCTCGTGTTCTCGCGCACCAAGCATGGCGCGGACCGCATCTCGAAGAAGCTCGAAAAGCTCGGCCACGATGCCGACGTGATCCACGGCGACCGTTCGCAGTCGCAGCGGACCGCCGCGCTGAAGGGATTCGCCAACGGACGCCACCGCGTCCTCGTCGCCACCGACGTTGCCGCTCGCGGCATCGACGTCAACGACATCGCGCACGTCGTGAACTACGACCTGCCGAATGCTTCGGATGACTTCGTTCACCGCATCGGCCGCACCGGCCGCGCCGGCAAGAAGGGCGTCGCGACGACGTTCGTCATGCCGCAGGAGCGTTCGGATGCCCGCAAGCTTGAGCGCGAGCTGAAGATCAAGTTCGAGTGGCGCGAAGCCGACAAGAACCTCCAGAAGGAAGAGCGCAACAAGCCTCTCGATACGGCCTCGGCCACGGGCGACCTGATGCAGCTCGAGACGCGTTCATGGCGCGGGAACGATCCCGTTACCCCGATGACGCCAAACCCCTTCAGCAACCGCAGCCAGGGTCCCGGCGGCAACCAGTCGGGCCCACGTCCCGGCGGACGCGGCTTCGGTGGCTCCGCAAATGGACGCTCCGGACCCGGCGGTCCCGGCGGACCGCGTTCGGGAAGCCGCAACGCCTCCAGCCGCGTGAACCGCGGAACCCGCGGCCGCTAGTCTCCCATAACGGATAACAACGAAACGGCCCGTTCGCCTTCATTGGCGGACGGGCCGTTTTCTCTTATGGCGGTGGTTGGACCAATTAGCGTAGTATTCCGCCTGTTTGGTGTTCAGGTGAGGCGCGGGATGCGGATAGCGACAGCAGTATTGGTTTTGGCGGTGTTCGTGAGCGGGCATGAGGCGTTTGCTGCGGGAAAGACGTGTGACGTCAAAGCGTACGGTGCCAAGGGAGATGGCGTCGCGAAGGATACGCTCGCGGTTCGGAAGGCGATCGACGCGTGTGCCGGCGGAGGCACGGTCGAGGTCGGGGCAGGGAAGTACCTGATCGGGCCGATTGAATTGAAAAGCGGGGTGACGCTCGATCTGCAGGCTGGCGCGACGCTTCTCGGGTCGGCGGATGTCGCCGACTACCCTCGGCGGATGGAGATGCGGGAGATGTGGCTGCAGCCGCTGATCGGCGCGAAAGATGCGAAGGACATCACGATCCACGGTGGTGGCACCATCGACGGCAATGGAGAGTCCTGGTGGACGATGGCGCGCTCCGTCAAGGATTCCGGAATCTACAAGTCATCGAATCAGCATCCCAGGCCAATGCTCCTCATGTTCGATCACAGCTCGCACATCGTGGTCGAAGGCATTACCGTGCAGAATTCGGCCTTCTGGCAAATTGTCCCCTACTACTCGGACGACCTCGTCTTCCGCAACCTGAAGATCTTTGCGCCGCAGCACTCCCCGAACACGGACGCGATCGACCCATTCGCCTCGAGCCACATCCTCATCGACCACGTGTTTTCAAGCGTCGGCGACGACAACATTGCGATCAAGAGCGGCGTCATCGACTCGCCCGGTCCGGACTCGCCGAGCCACGATATCTCGATCACCGACTGCGTCTTCGAGCACGGGCACGGTCTTTCGATCGGAAGCGAGCTTGCAGGAGGTGCGAACAATATCCACGCCGAGCGAATCCACTTCAAGGGCACCGACCAGGGCATCCGGATCAAGTCGAACCGCGATCGCGGCGCGCAGATCTACGCCATGACCTTCAAAGACATCACCATGGAGGACGTGACGACGCCGATTCTCATCAGCGAGTACTACCCGAAGGTCGCTCCCGAGGGCGAGGTGCCGAGCGCGCCGATAGGGCGCCTCACGCCCTTCTTCCACGACTTCACCATCGAGAACGTCACGGCGACCGGGGCGAAAAACGCCGGTTATATCGTTGGTCTCCCGGAGTCGCCCGTGAAGAGCGTCGTGCTGAAGCACATTAGGATAGCCGCGCAGAAGGGCATGATTGTGATGTTCGCGCAGGTCTCCGCAGAGGATGTGTCGATCACATCGCAGGACGGGAAAGCGATCTCAGTAGCGCCCAACGCAGTCTTCGATATAACGAAATAAGTGAACGCGCCTAAGCGTTTCGCGGATGGAAGCGGAGCGCCGTCAGTGTCGGCGAGACCGAAGCAACCTTGGTATCGGTCAGGCCGAGCGCGCGCAGAGTCTCACGCACGAACGCCTCACTGATGGCCTTCGGTCGGCCTTTGGGATAGATCACCCACAACGGAACCTGATTCGGGTGGGTATGTTTGATCACCTGCATGAGATCTTCCCTGGAGTCGACGCGAGCCAGCGTGAGGTCCGGATGATTCTTCGTGATCTTCCCGGCGCTCGCTACCGCTTCCGCCAGTTCGGGATCCTCCATGTTGCCCAGCGCACGGACCTTCATAGCCGCCGTGATGCCAAGTTTCTGAGCAAGGGTTGGCGCGGGTTTCAGCAGCGCCGCCTCCCAACGCTTCGCCTGATCCGCTCCTAAGCTTAACGTGACGGTCTCGTCCCCGACTTGAAAGCTCAGCCGATCCGCCGCTGGCCCTTCCAGGTGAATTTCGCGCATGTTGGCGATCGGAATCTTGCGGCGCTTCTCACCTGTAATCGAACCTCCCCCAAGGATCAGTTCGCGTGCCTCGAGGAGCGCGGTCACCTGCCCCTTCATCTCTCCCCACTGACAGGTACAGACAGCTTCACGTCCCATAGATCACCTCCGCGAAAATTATCGATCCTGGTTCAAAGCAGAATACACGCGCCTTCCAAACAATGCGGTACCAATTCGGATGCAGGTACTGCCTTCGGCGATGGCTACGGCAAAGTCGCCGGACATTCCCATCGAGAGTCCGGTGAGCTCCGCGTACATCGAAACGTTCTCATCTCGAAGCTGACGAAGGCGTTGAAAGTAAGGCCGAGCCGTTTCGGGCTCTTCCGACCACGGCGGAACGGTCATCAAGCCGGCCAAAGCCAGGTGCTTCAGCTCGGACAGTGAAGCGAGAAGACCGGGAAGCTCTTCCGGAGCGATTCCGTGCTTCGACTCCTCGTGGCTGAGCTTGACCTCGATATGCACAGGAATCATCTTACCGAGCGCCTCGGCGGCCGCATTCAACCTCTGACCGATCTTCAACGAATCGACCGTATCGACAGCCTGAAAGAGCTCCGCGGCCTTCGCGGACTTATTACTCTGCAGCGGCCCGATGAGGTGGACTTCCAGCCCCTCCAGGTGTGCTGCAGCCGGAGCCTTCGATTGCCACTCCTGCACGCGGTTCTCGCCGAAGAGCCGAAGCCCGGCCTCATACGCCTCGAGCACGACCTCAACCGGATGGACCTTCGACACCGCCATCAGGGCTACGTCTGCCGGCGAGCGATGCGCCCGCGCGCAGGCATCGGCTATCTGGTTCTGGATACGCGAGAGATTCTCTGCAATGGACATTCCTGCCTAGTCTACGGTTTTGCCGGTATTCGCGTTTCCCGGCAGCGCCAGCCACTCCTCCCGGGTGATCTGCCAGATGTCGGCGGGAAGCTGTCCGCAGACGAACCCATGCGGCTCGGTCCGGATCAACCGCATCCCGGAGTGCTCGGAGATCTTCCGCGAGGCGATGTTTTGTGTAGCCTTTGGCACCGTGAGGGTAGGGAAGCCCAGCGTCTCGAACCAGAAGGCTGTCACTGCCCGCGATGCCTCTGTCGCGTACCCATTCCCCTGCCATGGCAACCCGATCCAGAAGCCCCGGTTGCTGGCATGCCGGGATTCCTCCGACTTCAGCGAAATCATGCCGATAAGCCCCTCCGGATGAGGCCGAGTACGGATCGTCCAGTGCCACTCCTCGCCGCGTGCCATCGCGGGGAGCGCCTTCTCCCTATAGAAGGTCTCGACCCCGTCGCGCGGGAAGGGCCAGGGAACCACGTCATTCAGCAGCCGAACGATCTCCCATCGAGCGAAGAGCGGCTGAGCCTGCGCCGCATCCGCAAGCTCAAGCGGCCGCAGCAAAAGCCGCTCAGTCTCGATCAGGGGCGTAGGGATGAACTCCCGGGCTCGTGGCGCGAAACCTTCCATGCAAATACGCTAACGCACCGGCTCCAGCGCGAGAAAGAGCCTTAGCGCCCGTGCTCTTCCAGAAACTTCTCCACCTCAAGCGCCGCCATGCATCCCGACCCTGCGGCCGTGATCGCCTGCCGGTACTTCCGGTCCTTGATGTCCCCGCAGGCGAAGACGCCCTTGAGCACCTCGCCGTTCAGCGTCGTGTACACGTCGTCGTGGGCGAGAATGTAGCCATCTTCATCCAGATCCATCTGCCCGGAGAACATCCCGGCGTTCGGGATATGCCCGATGCCGAGAAACATGAACGAGATTGGCAGGATCGACTCGACCCCGGTGACGGTGTTGCGAATCCGCAGCCCCTTCACGTCCTTCTCCTCGACGCCGAGCACCTCTTCGACGACCGTGTTCGAGAGGAACTCGATCTGCGGATGAGCCATCGCGCGCTCCAGCATGATCGGCGACGCGCGGAACTTGCCCGTGCGGTTGATCAGCGTCACCTTCGAGGCGAAGCGCGTCAGAAACAGCGCCTCTTCCATGGCGGAATCCCCGCCACCGATGACGGCGATCTCTTTGCCGCGCGAGAAAAACCCATCGCACGTAGCGCACGAGCTCACGCCATGGCCAATGAGCGCTTGCTCGGATGGCAGGTTCAGCCAGCGCGCCGACGCGCCCGAAGCGATAATCAGCGTCCGCGTCTTGACGATCTCCTTGCCCAGGTTCAGCTCGATCGGGTACTTCGTCAGGTCGGCCGAAACCAGGTGCGCCATCGAAAGCTCGGCGCCAAAACGCTCTGCCTGCTTCTTCATATTCTCGATCAGCTCGGGTCCCTGGATACCTTCGGGCCAGCCAGGAAAGTTCTCGACCAGCGTCGTGATCGAAAGCTGCCCACCGGGCTCGTGGCCCTCGAGAACGAGAGGCTTGAGGTTGGAGCGGCCGGCGTAAATGGCGGCTGTCAGGCCGGAGCAGCCGGAGCCGAGGATAACGGTATCGCGAACGGAAGAATCAGGCATAGTGGCACCATTAGTGTAAATGCGGCACCAGCAAAAAGGATTCAACCCGCCCAAACGCACCTGAAGGCTATTCCCAATGGGACAATAGGTTATGGCGAATCTGACTTTGGTTTACGGAATGCGATTGCTGCCGGCGGATGAGGTTTCCTCGGTGGGAGATGCCACGCTGGCATTGAAGAACGGCAACGAGGCGCATGTAACGATGCACATCCTCGAGGGCAGCCGTGAACAGATCGAGGCACAGCTTCGCCTCAGCATCGACGCGTTCTTCGATTTCTACCCGGAGATTTAGGCGAGGGTGAATGGCTGGGAGACCAGCGACGGAGGTTTAAACGATCAGTCCTTGAAAGTCAGGTATTGGACGATCGCTCGACCATCTACGCGTTGGCTCTTGAGTCCGGACGTGTCGACGATGCGAGCGTCGCCGAAGGGCTGAGATGACCGAGCCGGGCTCTCATACTCGGGTGCCGTCCGGAGTTCGCCGCAATCCCTCAGTTGAAGTAGCCACCTTAGCTTTTTGCTTGGAGGTGTTCTCACCGCCGAGCGCTCGAAATCGACGAATTCTGATGCAATCACAAAGAAAGGCCCACAGAAAAACCAGGGTAAGCAGCGCAACGGTCAATATGGCGATAGAAATGTCGTTTTCCATTGGCTTCTCCGACTGCTCCCGATTCCGTTCGGCCGAGGGCAGTTAAACGCGTCCGGATGCGGGTCGATCCTTCACCGGGCGCTCTGTGATCAAAAGATTGTGATCACCGGAGAGCATTCGTTTCAGTGCGTCGGCAAGTTTCTGCTCTAAACCGGGCCTCGGAGCCCCTAGCAGATAGCGCTTCTCCATCAGTTCCGTTTTGACGAGCCTGAAGAAATTGCTTGTAATCCGCTGAATTTCGGCCTGCGGTCCCGTACCATGCAGCTCCATACCCCTCACCGAGAGCCGAAGTCGCATCCAACCGACTACCGCCTGCAAGAGACGATCTGGCTACCTCTGCGAAAGAAATGCACGTCTGGGACCCTCATGTCTTCATCCGATAACACCATCTCCCGCCGCACCCTGGTAGGCACGCTGGGCGCGGGCCTTGCCGCCGCCGCCATCCCCTCCGCGGCGCAGGCACAAGCCTCTACCGCACAGCCCGTCGCCGACCCGACGAGCAAGTACCCCAAGCCTCCTTACACAAGCCCGTTCCAGCCCTGGCCTGGGCTCGCAAGCAAGATGACGCCTCCGCCCGATCACGGCGAGACCAGCTACAAGGGTTCCGGCCGACTGCTCAACCGCAAGGCCCTCATCACCGGCGGCGACTCCGGCATGGGCCGCGCCGCCGCCATCGCCTATGCCCGCGAGGGAGCCGATGTCGCCATC harbors:
- a CDS encoding YggS family pyridoxal phosphate-dependent enzyme yields the protein MSIAENLSRIQNQIADACARAHRSPADVALMAVSKVHPVEVVLEAYEAGLRLFGENRVQEWQSKAPAAAHLEGLEVHLIGPLQSNKSAKAAELFQAVDTVDSLKIGQRLNAAAEALGKMIPVHIEVKLSHEESKHGIAPEELPGLLASLSELKHLALAGLMTVPPWSEEPETARPYFQRLRQLRDENVSMYAELTGLSMGMSGDFAVAIAEGSTCIRIGTALFGRRVYSALNQDR
- a CDS encoding DEAD/DEAH box helicase, which encodes MTSATLEEQKSTSNTPNDNHSASTAVAADAIQIDPSTGLPMLKDVHFNDFKISESLKARLHGAGFNTPTPVQAKAIPPALEGADILATASTGTGKTLSFLIPMIERMDANSVPSTKGKRGPIRALILLPTRELAMQVLEAYGKLVPGVRNDAVLVCGGLSENVQLDQLDRGPRLVVATPGRLEDFLRRRSVNLGSVEMLVLDEVDRMLDMGFLPAIRRIVGALPKTRQTMCYSATLDANIREIVKEYVNKPVRVEIGTTSKPSDRVELRVYTVMQDQKLGLLDQMLREEEGTFLVFSRTKHGADRISKKLEKLGHDADVIHGDRSQSQRTAALKGFANGRHRVLVATDVAARGIDVNDIAHVVNYDLPNASDDFVHRIGRTGRAGKKGVATTFVMPQERSDARKLERELKIKFEWREADKNLQKEERNKPLDTASATGDLMQLETRSWRGNDPVTPMTPNPFSNRSQGPGGNQSGPRPGGRGFGGSANGRSGPGGPGGPRSGSRNASSRVNRGTRGR
- a CDS encoding glutathione-independent formaldehyde dehydrogenase → MKALVYHGPKKVSVDTVPDPKLEKLTDVIIKLTTTNICGSDLHMYEGRTDVEKGKILGHENLGEVVEVGKAVDTVRIGDKVVLPFNIGCGFCANCERGLTGYCLTCADPKVMPGMAGAAYGFAGMGPYSGGQAQYLRVPYADFNCLQLPPDATQKEKDYVMLSDIFPTGWHSTRLANLEPGQSIVIYGAGPVGLMAAMSARIQGAAQIFVVDGQEDRLALAQQIGATPINTKDGEIGDKIREATGGLGADCGAECIGYQCHNSSGKEVPNLVMNSLVDAVKATGTIGVVGVFVPKDPGADDKLAKKGQIAFDMGKFWFKGQKMGTGQCNVKAYNRRLRDLIHQGKANPSLIVSHELPLEQAPDAYKHFDNRDHGWTKVLLHPNAA
- a CDS encoding DinB family protein, which gives rise to MLTPILRRSLATGRRAENSHLFAKTYQQRVSPRRGAENEPAERYTVDGLLWHVMIHEMRHTAQIAVLLRPLGIKPPALDLLYYLPPA
- a CDS encoding GNAT family N-acetyltransferase, which encodes MEGFAPRAREFIPTPLIETERLLLRPLELADAAQAQPLFARWEIVRLLNDVVPWPFPRDGVETFYREKALPAMARGEEWHWTIRTRPHPEGLIGMISLKSEESRHASNRGFWIGLPWQGNGYATEASRAVTAFWFETLGFPTLTVPKATQNIASRKISEHSGMRLIRTEPHGFVCGQLPADIWQITREEWLALPGNANTGKTVD
- a CDS encoding allantoinase; this encodes MANLTLVYGMRLLPADEVSSVGDATLALKNGNEAHVTMHILEGSREQIEAQLRLSIDAFFDFYPEI
- the trxB gene encoding thioredoxin-disulfide reductase translates to MPDSSVRDTVILGSGCSGLTAAIYAGRSNLKPLVLEGHEPGGQLSITTLVENFPGWPEGIQGPELIENMKKQAERFGAELSMAHLVSADLTKYPIELNLGKEIVKTRTLIIASGASARWLNLPSEQALIGHGVSSCATCDGFFSRGKEIAVIGGGDSAMEEALFLTRFASKVTLINRTGKFRASPIMLERAMAHPQIEFLSNTVVEEVLGVEEKDVKGLRIRNTVTGVESILPISFMFLGIGHIPNAGMFSGQMDLDEDGYILAHDDVYTTLNGEVLKGVFACGDIKDRKYRQAITAAGSGCMAALEVEKFLEEHGR
- a CDS encoding glycoside hydrolase family 28 protein produces the protein MRIATAVLVLAVFVSGHEAFAAGKTCDVKAYGAKGDGVAKDTLAVRKAIDACAGGGTVEVGAGKYLIGPIELKSGVTLDLQAGATLLGSADVADYPRRMEMREMWLQPLIGAKDAKDITIHGGGTIDGNGESWWTMARSVKDSGIYKSSNQHPRPMLLMFDHSSHIVVEGITVQNSAFWQIVPYYSDDLVFRNLKIFAPQHSPNTDAIDPFASSHILIDHVFSSVGDDNIAIKSGVIDSPGPDSPSHDISITDCVFEHGHGLSIGSELAGGANNIHAERIHFKGTDQGIRIKSNRDRGAQIYAMTFKDITMEDVTTPILISEYYPKVAPEGEVPSAPIGRLTPFFHDFTIENVTATGAKNAGYIVGLPESPVKSVVLKHIRIAAQKGMIVMFAQVSAEDVSITSQDGKAISVAPNAVFDITK